TGacgaatttattaataaattttaatatttagagattaaattTACAATATTAATGGTTTTATGTCATCACATTTATGGCAATTTTCCTTTTAAGTTAGGATTACCCAACTTATAATATATctgagaattaaaaaaatagaacttttaaattggaaaattatttttgaaattaaataaaaaattgaaaaatatatttcctTTATTACTGAGAAGTATAAagataattcaaaataaatctACATCTACCTTTTTCTAtcaattaaagttttttttacaGTAATTAAgaaagtaattaaattatatttaatttaactatttattatcttatttaattactctaaatttaataaatttctctctattaatatcatatttaaaaaaataattaggagaaaaaatatacaaatttaGTCCGGCTTCATCCCCttatgtgaaaaaataaaatttagaaaaataaaattgaaggaATGAGATTTGTTATATTATTaagatttttgaaaaataacgaATACGTGGGATCCATATCCGAAAAGAAGGAACCCTTCAGATTGTGGGCCTGCAAGGCTGTCGTGCTGGGATAACCTATATCTATTGTATTCGACAAAAATTATGGaatattagaaaatttttaattaatatttttaaaatgataaataagtatttaaaaatataaaaattgtacATACAAAATATATTGCATTTTTCgtcttataattatatatttattttattttattttatttatcgttaattatagataatttttaaaatattaatttgttagtttttttatcatatctcaatttattatttttatataaattaaaaatataattcatataatttatattatatttactaACATGGAAAGATGAGATGGAAGgatgtattttcttttaaattagtaattcaaattaaagggaatgttttatatttttaataattttatttaatatgaatTTAGATTAATAAAACTAATGGAATTCGTATTATATatgattcataaaataaataaataaataaataaattgcagGTGGGAATGAGGGCCAAGGAATCCCTCTGGTGTGTGGACCTGAAAGACTGCTGCGCTCAGACGGAGAGGTAGTTAAAAGGGCAAAAAACTGCCAGCAAATTTCTGCTTTAGAAATGATTTCCCAATTGCTCATAGACCCAACCCAAGTAAAATTCCCCAAAAACCAGACCAACATCATAAATAAATTGTAAGAAAAAACGCGTTTGACCTTGTAAAACCCGTCCACTCCACCACCATTTGCAGCTGCAGGCTCTTCCCCTACTtacaaaattcattaaaatcaaACTCTGAACCTCACAAAATCCTcccagaaaataataataatagttacCCAAACTCCCATTGCTTCAAACAATCCTCGCATCTCCAGCTCATCTCACATCCCACTCTCCTTTTCCTCTATCATCTCCGTCAATTAAGCCATTGACGCCTCATTTTTTCTGTTTCTTTTCTGGTTtattccccccccccccctttacCTCCTTTTCTTGATCTGTTCTCTGTTGGAACTTTTCTTTTGGATTTGTGTTTTGGGTTTTTGATTTAGAGTTCTTTTATCCGCCAAGATTTCATTTTTTTCCTTGTTGGTCCGCCGTGTGTTTAATCCATGGCGGACTTGGTGAAACAAATCTTGACAAAGCCTATCCAACTAGCTGACCAAGTAATCAAAGCTGCTGATGAAGCTTGCGCTTTCAAACAAGAAGCTGCTGAACTCAAATCCAAGACTGAAAAGCTCGCTGCTTTACTACGGCAAGCCGCTCGCGCCAGCTCCGACCTGTACGAGCGCCCTACGCGCCGGATCATTGAAGACACGGAGCAAGTTCTTGATAAGGGTCTGGCCCTGGTACAGAAATGCAGAGCTAACGGCCTCGTGAAACGCGTTTTCACTATTATCCCGACAGCTGCGTTTCGCAAAATGTCGTCTCAGTTGGAAAATTCGATCGGCGATGTGTCGTGGCTTTTGCGTGTATCGGCGTCGGCTGATGATCGAGACGATGAGTACTTGGGATTGCCTCCGATTGCTGCTAACGAGCCAATTCTCTGTCTTATATGGGAACAGATTGCGATTCTCTACACTGGATCACTGGATGATAGATCTGATGCTGCGGCTTCGCTGGTTTCGCTGGCGAGAGACAACGATCGCTATGGGAAGCTGATAATTGAAGAGGGAGGGGTTCCACCTCTGCTGAAATTGATCAAAGAAGGGAAAATGGAAGGCCAAGAGAACGCCGCAAGAGCGATTGGTCTATTGGGTCGTGATTCGGAAAGCGTTGAATACATGATCCACGCCGGTGTTTGTATTGTGTTTGCGAAAATACTCAAAGAAGGTCCCATGAAAGTTCAAGCTGTAGTGGCTTGGGCTGTTTCTGAGCTTGCGGCGAATTATCCCAAATGCCAAGATCTTTTTGCGCAGCATAATATAATTCGGTTGCTGGTTGGTCATCTAGCATTTGAGACAATTCAAGAGCATAGCAAGTATGCCATTACCAGCCAGAAAGCCACTTCGATCCATGCGGTTGTGATGGCCAGTAATAGTTCGACTACTGCTCATAATGTGGCAAAGCCAACAACAAACGATGATGATCAGAGTCGAATTCCTCATCCTATGGGTAATCAGACTGTAAATCAGTTACACAATGTGGTCACCAATACTATTGCTATGAATGCAGCATCCAAGACGCCACAGCAACGACCTGGTTATAATAGTAATGGACCAAGCCAAACCAACGTTGCCAAGTTCAGTGGTAATGGAAACAACAGTATGAAGCTGAATCATCAGCCCCACCATCAACAGAGTCATTCGCTTTCTGGGGTTAACATTAAGGGCAGGGAACTGGAAGACCCTGCTACGAAGGCTAATATGAAAGCAATGGCAGCCAGAGCACTTTGGCGTCTGGCCAAGGGAAATTCCCCAATTTGCCGCAGCATAACCGAGTCAAGAGCACTCTTGTGCTTTGCAGTTCTATTAGAGAAGGGAGCTAAAGATGTTCAATACAATTCTGCCATGGCTTTGATGGAGATCACAGCAGTAGCAGAAGAAGACGCTGATTTAAGAAGATCAGCATTCAAGCCTAATTCGCCTGCTTGCAAAGCTGTCATTGATCAATTGCTGAAGATCGTTGAAAAAGCTGATTCAGACCTCCTTATACCATGTGTCAAGGCTATAGGGTATCTAGCAAGGACATTTCGAGCAACAGAGACCAGAATGATTGCCCCATTGGTTAAACTTCTGGACGAGAGAGAAGCTGAGGTTTCTAGGGAGGCTTCAATTGCCCTCACAAAATTTGCCTGCACAGAAAACTATCTCCACCTTGATCATTCCAAGGCAATCATACAAGCTGGAGGGGAAAAGCACCTAATCCAGCTTGTCTACTTTGGGGAGCAAATAGTTCAACCTTCAGCATTATATCTTCTATGCTACATTGCAATGCATGTCCCAGACAGCGAGCAGCTAGCACAAGCTAAGGTGCTCACAGTGCTAGAATGGGCTTCCAAGCAATCATTTGTGACTCAAGATGAAACAATTGAAGCATTAGTAGACGACGCCAAAAGCAAATTGGAGCTTTATCAGTCCAGAGGTTCAAGGGGATTCCATTAAATTCCATCAATCAATAGAGTCTTTAGTATGTTCTTGCGTATAAATTTTTCTTGTTTATTTCTTTCAACCGTGTCATTCTAATGGAGTGTACATACAAttagttttcttcttttctatAATATGTTTCAAATCATTGGAGTCTTTAGCATAAATGCAGCGTCATGCtatgtttttcatgttcttTGTTGGGACTGGGAGCCCTCATATGAATCATTTGAATTGTTGTAATTCAGGAAATTTATATGATAAACAGAGCTGTTTGATACATTTATCAAAAGGATGTGGCGTTCAGACGGGTGTGGAGAAGTTATGAGGTAAGCAATCTCCATTAGTTGTCTTGAACCTCTAATTCAAACGCTCTCCTTAGTCCTTAACCCGTCTGGAATAGTACCCTGTTGGAATTATTGGATGGTTGATGATAAGTTAGAAAAAGTCGATATGGTGGGGAAACATGTTCGCAGAAGAAAGTGTTAGGTCAGCACCTGTGGAATCGTTTTATGCAGATTGAGACATTAGAATGTGAACTCAGAATTGGCTGAGGTTGCAGCCAACATGGGAGAAATACTAAACCTTGGAACTTATACGAAAACTGCTGTAAAATCATATGATGCTTGTTTATTTCCTTCATGGGGCTAAACCAGATCATCATAAATTTGTGGGCATAAGGATTTGGTTGTGCCAGAGATTGAGAATTTATGCACGCATCTAGTTGAAAAGGGGAAagataatttctataattttcacAATGTTAACATGGGTGAAAATGAAATCAGACCAAACGTCATATGGTCCAAATATTCAATCCTGAAATGTGCAGGACAAGCAGTTGCAACTTGAAACTGGAATTTATCGTATGCATATGAAATCTGGAATATGTACTATTTGACAAGGACTTTGCCCCCAGTCATATTGGTGGGATTTGAAACTTTGGTATTTATTCTTGATTCAAACGATTACGTTTGGTGCTTTTTTTCTCATTAATCTCTAATATGTAAATACCTTTTGCCAAAAAATATATACCCATATAAAGGAATTTCTTACCTAAATTTGTTGTGGACCTATAGTGTAAAATTTGGGTAAGTTTTTTTTTCATACGTAAAACACCAATGTCTAGTTGCTTATTGTGCCTATAGGAAAGTTTGTTCATTATGAAAGCTTACCTTAGCATCGCAGCGGCATGGATCCATGTTTTAAAATcatggaattaatttatttacgtATTACGATTACATTGTTTagaaataacaaaaatataattttttatttttttattactactACTACATTTGTTTCAgaaagataaatttatttattttattttttcattcattttaaattatttctctccttcctttctaaaatgaaaatttatattttctaatatacctgtatttaatatatattgaaaaaataaaatttactaatttaacaaataattatagcttattttttatatgaggGATGGAATATTGAGTCAACTTAAATAGTGAGTCAATAGGGAGAAATGGCAATGCAAGTGAAGTGCCTCTTGGTCAATAGAGCTGAGGCAACGTCAACACCCTTTAATgtaaaattttcttaatattgaacaataaaatatttattttataatataactcatataaaattttacatatatttaaattatgaatttatataaatttgatataagtaagaattatttattgatgaatgCTAGAGCTTTTAATAAGGCTATTCATGTTAAAAACGAAATGAATTTGGCTGTATCTACATTGACACGGG
This is a stretch of genomic DNA from Manihot esculenta cultivar AM560-2 chromosome 2, M.esculenta_v8, whole genome shotgun sequence. It encodes these proteins:
- the LOC110609523 gene encoding uncharacterized protein LOC110609523 → MADLVKQILTKPIQLADQVIKAADEACAFKQEAAELKSKTEKLAALLRQAARASSDLYERPTRRIIEDTEQVLDKGLALVQKCRANGLVKRVFTIIPTAAFRKMSSQLENSIGDVSWLLRVSASADDRDDEYLGLPPIAANEPILCLIWEQIAILYTGSLDDRSDAAASLVSLARDNDRYGKLIIEEGGVPPLLKLIKEGKMEGQENAARAIGLLGRDSESVEYMIHAGVCIVFAKILKEGPMKVQAVVAWAVSELAANYPKCQDLFAQHNIIRLLVGHLAFETIQEHSKYAITSQKATSIHAVVMASNSSTTAHNVAKPTTNDDDQSRIPHPMGNQTVNQLHNVVTNTIAMNAASKTPQQRPGYNSNGPSQTNVAKFSGNGNNSMKLNHQPHHQQSHSLSGVNIKGRELEDPATKANMKAMAARALWRLAKGNSPICRSITESRALLCFAVLLEKGAKDVQYNSAMALMEITAVAEEDADLRRSAFKPNSPACKAVIDQLLKIVEKADSDLLIPCVKAIGYLARTFRATETRMIAPLVKLLDEREAEVSREASIALTKFACTENYLHLDHSKAIIQAGGEKHLIQLVYFGEQIVQPSALYLLCYIAMHVPDSEQLAQAKVLTVLEWASKQSFVTQDETIEALVDDAKSKLELYQSRGSRGFH